GCACAAATTCCAATAGAAATTAAAAAGAACAAAAGGATACTCGCTTATTGCCGTCATAATCATACGTATCGCAATGCGTCTGAATATCCCTTCTCCATCAGTTGCGTGATTGTGTCCGACGAGAAATCAAAGGCTTTGCCGTATATGTCGTTTTTATCGTCAGCTGCAAGTTCTATTCTTACCACCTTTTCCACGTCGAATCTGCCTCCAAGCAGGTCGCCGTATTTTCTGTCCCTCCCGTCGCGTTTCTTGCTCTTTGCGTCTGCAGCCCCTAAAAAGTTGCGAATTTCTGTCTCGACCGCATCCTTGCTCCTTGCCTGCTCGATTGCTATTTTGATCAGCTTGTTGGCCAGATCGATGTAATCTGTCACAAGGTTTGCAATCTTTTGGTCGTACTTTGTCTTGTCATGGTACAGGATGTCGCCCACTCTGTTCTGTATGCCGTCTGGATCTTTTGGAAAATCGTCTTTTTCCACAGTCGGGTACAGATCGACAATATACACTTCCAGATCCGGGACCGTTGTTGCAGCTCTTGCTTCTTTTGCTTTTGACATCGCGGCAGCCGCGGTTAAGGATGCCGTGTTGCTGTGGTTCCTTATTTTGTGCCAGTAATCTCGATGAGCCTGCAACACCTCCCTTAACGGCGTGTTGCTGAGGTAAAAGCCGTCCCAAAAGTACCTTGTCTCCTTCTTTAAAGTGTCTGCCTTGTTCTGTTCTTCTGTTATCGTGGTTGCCTCGAGATCTGGCGGCCTGTACCTCAGGTGCGATGACATGCTCGTCAGCAAATGGTCAATCGAAAGGCCTTGCCCATACTCTATTACGTGCCTGTCCCTTCGCCTGCCGTCTCCTCCAACTGTTTCGTGAGCATACTCTGTTTTCCACACGCCGTTTTCCTTCTCATAGCTATCAAACGTCGCCGTGATGGCGTCTTTCACGTCCACGCTCACAAAAA
The sequence above is drawn from the Nitrososphaera viennensis EN76 genome and encodes:
- a CDS encoding patatin-like phospholipase family protein, whose translation is MQPEKSQANTQENAGNNNVPRKQRALILQGGGALGAYEAGVFKALSEKLSPLDDDSNRRDGRQQGNLFDIVAGASAGAINAALIVDYVIRKRRWEGASDMLCNFWRDVSTPIFWPDSKWLSRGWQFWENARKFQADFFGRFVLPNLQAATSTREEWPFLSYYFLWPDNLGPLASEEAFRRYWSWYQFAFTSLGTPNVLSPGIIQPDFRFHNPYNYLVRYGNAPLAMAIKKYWDYEKRPIKTSYDKNEPRLLFVSVDVKDAITATFDSYEKENGVWKTEYAHETVGGDGRRRDRHVIEYGQGLSIDHLLTSMSSHLRYRPPDLEATTITEEQNKADTLKKETRYFWDGFYLSNTPLREVLQAHRDYWHKIRNHSNTASLTAAAAMSKAKEARAATTVPDLEVYIVDLYPTVEKDDFPKDPDGIQNRVGDILYHDKTKYDQKIANLVTDYIDLANKLIKIAIEQARSKDAVETEIRNFLGAADAKSKKRDGRDRKYGDLLGGRFDVEKVVRIELAADDKNDIYGKAFDFSSDTITQLMEKGYSDALRYV